The following are from one region of the Carcharodon carcharias isolate sCarCar2 chromosome 27, sCarCar2.pri, whole genome shotgun sequence genome:
- the LOC121270191 gene encoding zinc finger protein 17-like: MLTRQRAHNSERLFTCSVCGKKFMCSSNLLAHQLDHIGEKPLQCSDSGKSFETSEELVQQQQVHTDERLFSCSHCGKRFRLSSCLAEHQLLHTHERPFSCSHCGESFSESGHLTEHQQVHTKDRPFSCFQCGKAFTQFSSYTKHQLVHSDERPFKCSECEKTFKRSIDLLRHQCIHTGERPFPCSVCGKRFIHSFHLLTHKRGHTGERPFICSVCGKGFIRSSSLLMHQRIHTGERPFTCSICGKGFTRSNQLLIHKRIHTGERPFTCSACGKRFTQSANLRTHQSVHTGERPFICSVCGKSFSRLSYLEVHERVHTGVRPFTCSTCGKRFAHSSLLVRHQRSHTGERPFTCSVCGKGFTCSSYLVRHQRIHTRERPFTCSLCGKGFTDSTHLLRHHRIHMGLRPFSCSVCEKGFTNSSNLLRHQRIHTGERPFTCSLCEKRFTRSSDLLRHKRVHKLPEKLDSVVDAENHVQN, translated from the coding sequence ATGCTGACACGACAGCGAGCTCACAATAGTGAGagactgttcacctgctctgtgtgtgggaagaaaTTCATGTGTTCATCCAACCTGCTGGCACACCAACTCGATCACATTGGTGAGAAGCCTCTTCAGTGCTCTGACTCTGGGAAAAGCTTTGAAACCTCTGAGGAACTGGTCCAAcagcagcaagttcacactgacgagagactgTTCAGCTGCTCCCACTGTGGGAAGAGGTTCAGGCTGTCCTCCTGCCTCGCAGAGCACCAGCTCCTTCACACTCatgagaggccattcagctgctctcactgtggggaGTCGTTCAGTGAGTCAGGGCATCTCACTgagcaccagcaagttcacaccaaggacaggccattcagctgcttCCAGTGTGGGAAGGCATTCACTCAGTTTTCAAGCTACACTAAGCACCAACTGGTTCACTCagatgagagaccttttaaatgctctGAGTGTGAGAAAACCTTTAAAAGAAGCATTGATCTGCTGAGGCACCagtgcattcacactggggagagaccattcccctgctctgtgtgtggaaaAAGATTCATTCATTCTTTCCACCTTCTGACACATAAGCgtggtcacactggggagagaccattcatctgctccgtgtgtgggaagggtttcaTTCGGTCATCCAGCCTTCTGATGCACCAACGGATTCACACcggagagagaccattcacctgctccatatGTGGCAAGGGATTCACTCGTTCAAACCAACTTCTGATACACAAGCGAATTCATACTggagagagaccgttcacctgctctgcgtGTGGGAAAAGATTCACTCAGTCAGCCAACCTGCGGACACATCAGtcggttcacactggggagaggccgttcatctgctccGTGTGTGGCAAGAGTTTTTCTCGTTTGTCCTACCTTGAGGTACATGAGCGAGTTCACACCGGTgtgaggccgttcacctgctccacgtGTGGGAAGAGATTCGCTCATTCATCCCTTCTGGTGAGACACCAGCgcagtcacactggagagaggccattcacctgctctgtgtgtgggaagggattcacttgttcATCTTATCTGGTGAgacaccagcgcattcacactagggagaggccgttcacctgctccttgtgtgggaagggattcactgattcaacccacctgctgagacaccaccGCATTCATATGGGGTTGAGGCCGTTCTCCTGttctgtgtgtgagaagggattcactaattcatccaacctgctgagacaccaacgcattcacactggggagaggccattcacctgctccttgTGTGAGAAGAGATTTACTCGGTCATCTGACCTGCTGAGACATAAGCGAGTTCACAAGTTACCAGAAAAGTTGGATTCAGTTGTTGATGCTGAGAATCACGTCCAGAACTGA